The genomic window TGAAGCTCATTGACGATATCGGCTTTGATATGTCCTTCAGCTTTATCTATAGCGCCCGCCCGGGCACGCCGGCCTCGGATCTCAAAGACGATACCGACGAAGAGACCAAAAAGTCCCGGCTGCACATACTCCAGGCACGTATTAATCAGCAGGCACAGGCCATCAGCCGACACATGGTTGGCAGCCGTCAGCGCATCCTTGTCAGCGGCCCGTCACGGAAAGATCCGGGGCAGTTGCAGGGCCGCACGGAGAACAATCGCGTGGTCAACTTCAGTGCCGACGACCACGGTCTCATCGGCCAGTTTGTCGATGTCACCATTGGCGAAGCCCTGCCTAACTCTCTCCGGGGAGAATTGATACCCGGCACTGCGGGTTGACTGTGGCGGATTCGTGACTATTCTTGCAGTTCCATCGACATGGCTAGCGCCACCAACAACAATTTGACCTCAGAACCTCCCAGTCCGGGCGGGCAGCCTTACAGGCTGACCCTCGAACCTGATGATGCACGACATCTTGCGGCCCTGTGCGGGCAGTTTGACGCGCACCTGCGTCAAATCGAAGAGCGTCTCCAGGTCAGCATCCGCTCCCGCGGCAACCAGTTCACTCTTGAAGGTGAGGCCGATGCCGTCGCCACCGCGAGTGCACTTCTTGAGCATCTCTACGCCGAGGTGTGCCAGGGCATCGGCGTGACACCCGAGTCCCTGCATCTGCAACTCCAGCACGCAGGCACCGAGGGGCTCAACACCGGCGAGGGCGCGTCCGCCCTTCAGGTGATTCGCACCCGCAAGGGCTCCATCAAACCCCGGGGCCGCAACCAGCAGGCCTACGTGCGCAGCATTCATAATTGCGATATCAATTTTGGCGTGGGTCCTGCGGGCACGGGCAAAACCTATCTGGCGGTGGCTTGCGCCGTGGAGGCCCTCCTTGAGGAAAAGGTTCGCCGTATCCTCCTTGTGCGTCCGGCGGTAGAAGCCGGGGAGAAGCTCGGCTACTTACCGGGGGATCTCAGCCAGAAAGTCGATCCCTACCTCCGACCCCTCTACGACGCACTCTATGAAATGCTGGGCTTCGAGACCGTGAGCAAATATATCGAGCGCAGCATCATTGAAGTCGCGCCCCTGGCCTTTATGCGCGGTCGCACGCTGAATCACTCCTTTATCATTCTTGACGAAGCCCAGAACACCACCCGGGAGCAAATGAAAATGTTCCTGACGCGTATCGGCTTTGGTTCCACCGCCGTGATTACCGGCGACGCGACGCAGATTGATTTACCCCGGGGTACCCAGTCTGGTTTGACCCATGCGGCGAACATTCTTGAGGATGTCCCGGGTATCGGCTTCACCTGGTTTGCCAACCGGGATGTGGTGCGCCATCCCCTGGTGCAACGCATTGTTGCCGCCTACGAGAGTCATGACGCAAAGAACACCACGAGTCTGGAGAAGAGTAAGCCCTGATGCTCACCCTCGACGTATTTCGTGAGACTGTCGAGAAATCCCCGGATGATCAGACGCTCCTTCGCGCCGCGGAAACGGCATTGACGGTAGGCTCTCCCGCGGCCCACGGGCACTGGGAGGCCGCTCTTCGCATTGTTGATGAAGCCGAAATGCAGCAGCTCAACGCGCAGTATCGCGCCAGGAACACACCCACCAACGTGCTGTCTTTTCCTGCGGATTTGCCCGCTGACGTCACCCTGAACCTGTTGGGGGATATCGTTATCTGCGCGCCGGTGGTTAAAAAAGAGGCCACAAACCAGGGCAAGCCCCTCGCGGCGCACTGGGACCATATGCTGGTTCACGGCGTGCTCCATCTCCTGGGTTTTGACCACGAATCTGACGCCGAGGCGACACACATGGAATCCCTGGAAACCCAGGCGCTGGCTACCCTTGGCTGGCCCTGTCCCTACAACGCCGACCCGGCAATGCTGGCAGAGGTAACGCCCGGATGAGCGACGATCGCAACGGCAACGAAGAAAAGTCTTTTCTGAGCCGCATTGCCCAGGCTTTTTCCAGCGAGCCTCGAAGCCGCGAGGATCTCAAGGAAATCCTCCAGCTGGCCATGGAAAATGACATTATCGAGGAGGACTCCCTGTCCATCATCGACGGTGCCATGCAGGTCAGCGGCATGCAGGCGCGGGACATCATGGTGCCCCGCCCTCAAATGGTGGTGATCAAGGCGGAGAGCAGGCTTGAGGAAATACTGCCTCATATTTCCATCAGCAAACACTCCCGATATCCCGTGATCGGCGAGA from Congregibacter litoralis KT71 includes these protein-coding regions:
- a CDS encoding PhoH family protein; translation: MASATNNNLTSEPPSPGGQPYRLTLEPDDARHLAALCGQFDAHLRQIEERLQVSIRSRGNQFTLEGEADAVATASALLEHLYAEVCQGIGVTPESLHLQLQHAGTEGLNTGEGASALQVIRTRKGSIKPRGRNQQAYVRSIHNCDINFGVGPAGTGKTYLAVACAVEALLEEKVRRILLVRPAVEAGEKLGYLPGDLSQKVDPYLRPLYDALYEMLGFETVSKYIERSIIEVAPLAFMRGRTLNHSFIILDEAQNTTREQMKMFLTRIGFGSTAVITGDATQIDLPRGTQSGLTHAANILEDVPGIGFTWFANRDVVRHPLVQRIVAAYESHDAKNTTSLEKSKP
- the ybeY gene encoding rRNA maturation RNase YbeY, which gives rise to MLTLDVFRETVEKSPDDQTLLRAAETALTVGSPAAHGHWEAALRIVDEAEMQQLNAQYRARNTPTNVLSFPADLPADVTLNLLGDIVICAPVVKKEATNQGKPLAAHWDHMLVHGVLHLLGFDHESDAEATHMESLETQALATLGWPCPYNADPAMLAEVTPG